The genomic region GACGCCAATAGCAATCCCGGCAAACTGCGTGGGAATCACCTCTCCTGCCGTCGTGACGACGGCTTGCACCTCTTCTTCATGGTTGCCCCGAAACTCGGCCACCTCGGTCTCCAGCCGCAGGTCGATGCTGTGTTCCCGAATATGGTCCGTCACCAGCGCCGATTCTTCGTCGGGCAATACCGAGTTCCAGAAGCTCCGCTCCCGCACCAGAAACGTCACCTGAATCCCGCGCGACTGTAACATTTCGCACAGTTCGATGCCGATCAGCCCGCCTCCGACAATTACCGCCTGCCGGATGCCACGCGTAGTCACCTCCATGCGTTCGAGGTCCGGCATGCCGTACAAACCCTGCACCCCGCGCAGCTGCTTTCCGGGCCAATCGGCAAAATTAGGTTTCGACCCCGTCGCCAGCACCAGTACATCGTACGTGTACTCAAATCCGGTCGGAGTTTTGACGTTACTGCCCGGCGGCGGGAACTGAGCCAGAGCCAGTTCTTTTTTGTCAAAATTTACGCTCAGGACATCCGCCCGCAGAAGTTCGATGCGGTTTTTGGCCCAGAACCCGTCTTCGTACGGCTTCGTATGGTGCGCTTCCAGATGGCCCATGTACACGTACATCAGGGCGGTGCGGGAGTAAAAATGGTCGGTTTCGGAAGAAATAACGGTAATCCGGTCGTCGCTCTGCTGCCGGATATGCCGCGCGGCGGTGATGCCCGAAATGCCGTTGCCAATAATGACAATGCTTCGCAAAAGTTATGAATTAGGAGTTAAGAGTTATGAGTAAACCTGTACGTTAAAAATAGCGAAGCCAACTCATAACTCATAATTCTTAACTCATAACTCCCTTTAATGGGCAACCACCATTCTTCCCCGCAGCGTGCCCTGCCGGGTTTCGACGTTGAGGAAATAGACGCCGTTGGGCAGGTGGTTGACCGTCATGCCCAGCGTTTTGGATGAAAGCCGGTGCAACGTGGGGGAAAGACGACGCCCGGTCGCGTCCAGGAGTTGAACCGTCCGGGTGTCGGACAGGGCATCCGCCTCCAGCAGCACGTTGTCTTTGGCCGGGTTCGGGTAGATGCGCAGCGAAGCAGACAGTTCCTCCACGCCCGTAACGACCTGTTTGAAGATGGGCAGGTTGGTAAAGTCGCGGCTCAGCACGTCGGTCAGCACGGGCTGCCCCTCTCCCAGCCAGTCGGCGAGCAGGGTGGCGTAGACCTGCCGGAAGTCGGTCTGCATTTTGATGTTGTTGTTGTCGAGGTCGTTGAGGTCCGGATTTTTGCCGATCATCTGCGTTTTCACGGCGCTGCCGAACACAAACAGCGGGGCCGCTACGCCGTGGTCCGTGCCCAGGCTGTTGTTGGAAATCGCCCGGCGCCCAAACTCGGAGAAGGTCATGCCCACGACGCGGTCTTCGAGGCCCATCGCCTTCAAGTCATCCATGAACGTTTTGACGCCGTCCGAAAGGTACTTCAGCAGGTTCGCGTGCGCCCCCGTCGTGGTATCCGTCCCGACCACCTGCGCCGCATGCGTGTCGAAGCCGCCGATGGAAACGTAATAGATTTTGGTCTGCAAACCGCCGTGAATCAGCCGGGCCACGATTTTCAGCTGGTCGGCCAGCGGGTTCGGCGTGGCGTAGGTCACCAGATTTTTGCCCTTCCCCGCGGCGGCCTTGATCTGTCCGGCATAGGCCACCGAAGACAGCTGCTGCTGGCGGATGTAGGCAATGTGCCGACCGGCCGGCGTGCTCAGGTTCAGATTCGGATCAATGGACGGCTTGTCGCCCACCAGCTGCGCGAAGGTATCGGGGTTTTGCAGGGCGATGGCCATGCTCTGGGCGGGCCCGAGCAGCGCCGTGGAAGCCACCGCCCCGATCTGAATCGCCAGCGGGTCGGGGTTCTGGGAACTGGGGTATTTGTCGGGATAATCCGGGTATTTCTCATCGAGGTAGCGGCCCATCCAGCCCGTCGTCAGGGTTTTGTTCGAGTCCGCCCCGGTAAACCAGATGTCGCTGGACCGGAAATGCGAAAAGTTGGGCTGGGGATACGAAACGCTTTGCGTGATGGACAGTTTTCCGTCGTTCCAGAGCCGCTGCAGGCCGGTCATGGCCGGATGCAGGCCGGTGGTCAGGCTGTTGTTGAGCCGTAGCACCTTGTCCTCCGCGATGGCGATGTTGCTGCGGAGCGTTTTGTACCGACTCATCTGGTCCAGCGGAATAACGGTATTCAGGCCGTCGTTCCCGCCGTTCAGCTGAATCAGCACCAGCACCCGGTCGTTGAGGCCCGCCAGTCCGGAAAGAGCCTGCATAAACGCCGACTGGCGTGCGAAAGCCCGCGCGCCATAGCCGTCGACCAGCACCGGCAGCAGCATCGAACCCGTAGTAAAGCGTAGAAAGTTGCGACGGTTCATAAAACAGTGATCAGGAAGTCAGGGAGTAGTAGGTTGGGGCAGCCGACGGTGGATAATGGTCAGTGCTTCGCTATCTTTGAATGGATGTCAGGCACGGACCACTGTCCATGGTCACTTATTTCAAGTCATTTGAAATTCAGCCATCCGGAAAACGTACTGCATCAGGCTGGTCAGTTTCATCTGTACGGCCATTTGCTTGACTGTATTCGTAGGGTCATTGCGGTAATTATTCCATTCGTCCGACCAGACGTACCGGGGCAGTCCGGGCACGAGCACCTGATCGATGAGGAAATCCTTCTGCGACCGGCTCAGGTCAACGGCCAGCACCAGCCCCGTCAGTTCGTCGATCATCTTCACCGCATCGGCCGGATCGGAGGTGGCCGCCACCAGCGGAAGCAGGTTCGGAATCTGCCGGACGTTGCTGACGCGAATGTTGCCGTTGATGAACGAATCGGTGTAGCCGCCCCGCATCGCCAGCGTGTTGGAATTGATCCAGATTTCGTAATAGCCCGTGTCGTAATAAGGTTTGTATCCGAACACGGTCGGCTGGTCGAGGACATCCATCTGCTGTTCCCGCGAACGGGTGAGCAGCGTGTTGGCAAGGGCGTAGAAATTGGTCGTTTCTTTGGTGTAATCCGGTACGCTCATCCCGAACGTCCGCCAGCTGCCTACAATCAATTCCAGCGGCGACTTGATGATGGCCCCTTTCAGGTTTGTGTCAAAGAAGTGGCGGCTGGTAAACAGCGCCGTCAGAACGGGTTTGATTTCGTACTGGTTCTGACGGAACACCTGCGCGAGCGGTTCGATGAAGTCTTTCTCGATTTCAGCCGTCAAATCAGCATTGATGAACCAGCGATACATTTTCCGGACGATGTTGCGGGCCGTTTCGGGCTGCCGCAGAATCATATCGATCAGTTCGCCCAGTTCCAGGTCGCCGCCGGCATCGCCCGATCGACCCTGGATGACGGTGCTTTGAAAGAAGGACGAAAACGTCTTGCCGGTCGTGTCGTGCTGGTTGGGCCGGTAAAGGCTGCCGAACGTCGCCGTCGTTTCGTTCCGGAAGCCCGTATCCGCCCAGCCCGTCAGTACGCGGGCGGCGGCCTTCACGTCATCTTCGTTGTAGTTGTTCCGGCCGATGGTAAAGAGTTCGAGCAGTTCGCGGGCGTAGTTTTCATTGGGTCGGCCCACGACGTTCTGGTTGCCGTTCAGGTAGCGAAGCATCGCCGGTTCTTTGGTTACCTCCATGACAAAAGTCCGGAAGTTGCCGAACGCATTGCGGCGCAGCATGACGTTTTGCCGGTGCATAAAGCGGTAATCCTGCACCTCGGCGATGGTCGAAACGAAATGGTTCTGCCAGAAAAGCGTCGTTTTTTCCCGCAGCGAGACGGGTTCCGTCAGCATCAGCCCCAGCCACCAGCCTTTCAGCAGGTTATTGGAAAGGTTGCGGTTGAAGGCCTTGTCCATAATCGTCTGGCCCGTGGCCGGGTCCAGAGGAGCAGGCGCCGCGGGCGTGTCGGCCAGCAGCCGTTGCACAGCCTCCCCCGGCGTCAGTCCCGTAAACTGGCGGATATGGGCGGACGACGCCCCGAAGGTAGCCCGGCGGAGCAGATGCGCAGCCTGTGGTGTGGAAAGCGGTTCAGTAACCGGCAGTAACAGTGACATGATACAAAGGTATCCTTTATGCCATTTTTATAAACAAAAGGAGCCAGATTACTTAAGTAAATACCCTAATGTTATCTACTGGTTATGAGCCAACAAAAAAGCCCCGCCGTCTCAGGACAGCGGGGCCGTAGTATTATTTCCCAAAAATGGGGATCAGCGCTTCACCTGGCTGAACGATACGTAATCGGCCAGAATCCGGCCCGCCTCGTTCAGATAGATGTCTTTCTTCTCTTTTTTGGCTTTGGAAGCGTTTTCGTCCTCTTCCGTTTCCGGACTTCCGTTGGAAGCGACCAGTTCGCTGTTGGCACCGCCACTCTGACCAAGGGCTTTGCGCTTGCGCTCGGCCTCCTCGCGCTCCTTGCGGCGTTTTGCCTCCTGAAGCGAAACCACGGTGTTCTGACGGGCCTTTTTGTAATCGGCCAGCAGTTCCACCTCACGCTTCAGTTCCGGCTCGGACTTCAGGCGCTGGTCGTACTTGCTGCGCAGTTTGGTCACCAGCGCGTCGTCCACATACCGGGTCGGCTCGTACCGGGTCGAAGCGATTTTGTCCCAGGGCAGGGCGCTCGGCTGCGAGCTTTCACCGAATTCTTCCGGGCTGAAAGCCGACGGCAGTTGAATGTCGGGCACCACGCCTTTGTGCTGGGTGCTGCTGCCGTTGATGCGGTAGAACTTCGCCAGCGTCAGTTTCAGTTGGCCTACTTTTTCGGGCTCTTTCGGCAGCCACTGGTTCAGGTCAACCATTGTCTGCACGGTTCCTTTTCCGAACGTCTGCGAACCGATCACCAGACCACGCTTGTAGTCCTGAATCGCCGCCGCAAAAATTTCGGAAGCCGAGGCGCTGAAACCGTTGACCAGCACCGCCATCGGGCCGTCGTAGAACACGGACGGGTCGGGGTCGGTCTGCACTTCGATGTCGCCAACTGCTTCGCGAACCTGCACCACCGGACCCCGCGAAATAAACAGGCCGGTCAGTTCGATGGCCTCCGTCAGGGAGCCGCCGCCATTGTCGCGCAGGTCGATCACTACGCCTTCCACTTTATCGGTTTTGAGTTCGTTGAGCAACCTTTTCACGTCGCCCGTCGTACTCACAAAGCCGTCTTCCCGCTTGCGGGCACCGTCGAAGTCACGGTAGAACATCGGGACGGTAATGACGCCGATTTTTGCCTTGCGGCCGTTTTCCGTTACTTCGATCACTTCCTTCTTGGCGCGCTGCTCTTCCAGCTTCACTTTTTCCCGAACGATTTTGATTTCCTTCGGCGGGGTGCCGGCCAGCGCGTCGGCCGGAACGATCTGCAGCCGAACCGTCGTGCCTTTGGGTCCTTTGATGAGCTTCACGGCTTCATCGACCTGGTAGCCCACAATGTTCACCATGGGGCCATTGCCCTGGGCGACACCGACGACCTTGTCTTCCTTACCGATCTGCTTGCTTTTGAACGCCGGGCCACCCGGAACGATGTCCACGATCTTGATGTATTCGCCATCTTCCCGCAGCACGGCCCCGATGCCTTCCAGCGACTGGCTCATCTCCTGATTGAACCGGTCGGCAAACCGCGGCGACATGTAGTTGGTATGCGGGTCGAGCGATTCTGCAAAGGCGTTCATGTACATCTGGAACACGTCTTCGCTCTTCACCCGCGACATGTAATACTTGTCGAGGTTTTTGTAGCGGTCGGTCAGCGTCCGGGTGGTCGACGAATCGGCTTTGCCCGCCAGCTTGAGTTCCAGAGCCTGATTTTTCAGGATTTTGCGCCAGAGGTCGTTCTGCTCCTCCTTGGTTTTCGGCCAGGTCGCTTTTTCCCGGTCGGTATTGAACGTTTCGTCTACCGAAAAGTCAAACGGCTTCTGAATCAGCTGTTTGATAAACTCGCTGCGTTCTTCGTAGCGTTTCCGGTACACGTTGAACATTTCGTACGGGGCCGTGAGGTCACCGCTGTTCAGGTAATCGTCGATCTGGTACCGGTGCCGGTCGAAGGCCTGCACGTCGGAGGCCAGCAGATACGCCCGGTTGGGATCGAGTTCTTTCAGATAATTGTCAAAAACTACCGACGACAGGGAATCGTTGAGCCGCACCTTCCGGTAATGATAGGTCGTGAGCAGCTTAGTCACCAACGACTCCACTTTTTCTTGCGACATCGTAGGCTTCAGGTCGTCGGAACTCGGGACTGACAGGGACTGCGCTGTCATGCCCGCCTGCGACCCCGGCTGAAGGCCAAGCAACAGCACCGGGGCCAGCGTAATCAGGTACTTTCTCATAAGGCACCTATCGGGTTAAAAGTAAAATTCTGAATGATTGAAAGACTGAATGATTGATTGTCACACGCTCTGGTCGACAGGTTTCGCTGATTCCTCAACCTATCTATCAATCAATCATTCAATCGTCACTGTTTAACGATATCCAGTAACTCAATGTCAAAAACCAGGGTAGCATTCGGACCGATGGGTCCGCCGGCACCCCGTTCGCCGTAGGCCAGATCCGCCGGAATAAACAGCTTCCATTTGGAGCCTACGGGCATCAGTTGCAGGGCTTCCTGCCAGCCCTGAATCACGCCGTTGACCGGAAACTCGATCGGCTCCCCGCGCTGGACGGAACTGTCGAACACCGTTCCGTCGATCAGCGTGCCGTGGTAGTGGGTTTTCACCTTGTCCGTCGCCGTCGGCTTCGGGCCGGTTCCTTCCTTCACGACCAGGTACTGGAGGCCGCTGGCAGTGGTCTGAACGCCCGGTTTCTTTTTATTCTCTTCCAGAAACTGATCGCCCGCCTTTTTGTTGGCGTCCGCCACTTCTTTCTGCGCGGCCATCTTTCCTTCGTTCTGTTTCTGCATGTAGGTCATCACCAGCGTCTGCATCTGCGCGTCCGACAGAACCGTCTTCTGCCCTTTCATGGCGTCGCCCATCCCGCGGGAAAGAGCTGCCAGATTTACTTTATCCAGGCCGTTCTGTTTCAGGCTCTGGGCCATGCTGACCCCGATGCTGTAACTGAGCGAATCCATGTTGGAGGCAAGCGAAACGCCGGTGGGTGCTGGGCGGGCGGCGGAAGCGGGTTTGGCCTTGGGACTAACGGGTTTCTTGGTTTGGGCCATCACCGGGCCGGTTGCAAAAACAGCCGACAGCAAGCCGGCCAGCGTCAAACGAGTGAACTTCATGCGATACTTCAGGTAATCAGAATGATTTGTATTAATGAAACGTAAAACAGGCTGGCAAAAGTTTGGCATTTTGGAGCCTTTCTAAAACTATTTTGTGATAAAAGGTCGCTTTGTCCGCATGCGGTGTATCCGACGCCTGGATAAATTACGAAAAAAAGGCGGTGCCGACAAGAGCGCCGGAAGCAATTCGGCCGGGCCATCCTTCCCGGCACTCTTCCGGGTATCGGAAAAGTATAACATTTCCGCA from Tellurirhabdus rosea harbors:
- a CDS encoding NAD(P)/FAD-dependent oxidoreductase; translation: MRSIVIIGNGISGITAARHIRQQSDDRITVISSETDHFYSRTALMYVYMGHLEAHHTKPYEDGFWAKNRIELLRADVLSVNFDKKELALAQFPPPGSNVKTPTGFEYTYDVLVLATGSKPNFADWPGKQLRGVQGLYGMPDLERMEVTTRGIRQAVIVGGGLIGIELCEMLQSRGIQVTFLVRERSFWNSVLPDEESALVTDHIREHSIDLRLETEVAEFRGNHEEEVQAVVTTAGEVIPTQFAGIAIGVSPNIDWLKDTSLETNRGILVNEYLETSQPEVYAIGDCVQHRNPPLGRKSVEQIWYTGRIMGETVARTILGERTRYEPGIFFNSAKFFDIEYQTYGDVPARLPDDGSLQTFYWAHPDGRKAFRINYRTDTGAVAGMNTLGIRQRQEVWQRWIEQGKSVQFVLERLAEANFDPEFYKRYEVEIVEKFNAENHGAKVSVTRRKGFFERLGF
- a CDS encoding DUF1501 domain-containing protein yields the protein MNRRNFLRFTTGSMLLPVLVDGYGARAFARQSAFMQALSGLAGLNDRVLVLIQLNGGNDGLNTVIPLDQMSRYKTLRSNIAIAEDKVLRLNNSLTTGLHPAMTGLQRLWNDGKLSITQSVSYPQPNFSHFRSSDIWFTGADSNKTLTTGWMGRYLDEKYPDYPDKYPSSQNPDPLAIQIGAVASTALLGPAQSMAIALQNPDTFAQLVGDKPSIDPNLNLSTPAGRHIAYIRQQQLSSVAYAGQIKAAAGKGKNLVTYATPNPLADQLKIVARLIHGGLQTKIYYVSIGGFDTHAAQVVGTDTTTGAHANLLKYLSDGVKTFMDDLKAMGLEDRVVGMTFSEFGRRAISNNSLGTDHGVAAPLFVFGSAVKTQMIGKNPDLNDLDNNNIKMQTDFRQVYATLLADWLGEGQPVLTDVLSRDFTNLPIFKQVVTGVEELSASLRIYPNPAKDNVLLEADALSDTRTVQLLDATGRRLSPTLHRLSSKTLGMTVNHLPNGVYFLNVETRQGTLRGRMVVAH
- a CDS encoding DUF1800 domain-containing protein, whose translation is MSLLLPVTEPLSTPQAAHLLRRATFGASSAHIRQFTGLTPGEAVQRLLADTPAAPAPLDPATGQTIMDKAFNRNLSNNLLKGWWLGLMLTEPVSLREKTTLFWQNHFVSTIAEVQDYRFMHRQNVMLRRNAFGNFRTFVMEVTKEPAMLRYLNGNQNVVGRPNENYARELLELFTIGRNNYNEDDVKAAARVLTGWADTGFRNETTATFGSLYRPNQHDTTGKTFSSFFQSTVIQGRSGDAGGDLELGELIDMILRQPETARNIVRKMYRWFINADLTAEIEKDFIEPLAQVFRQNQYEIKPVLTALFTSRHFFDTNLKGAIIKSPLELIVGSWRTFGMSVPDYTKETTNFYALANTLLTRSREQQMDVLDQPTVFGYKPYYDTGYYEIWINSNTLAMRGGYTDSFINGNIRVSNVRQIPNLLPLVAATSDPADAVKMIDELTGLVLAVDLSRSQKDFLIDQVLVPGLPRYVWSDEWNNYRNDPTNTVKQMAVQMKLTSLMQYVFRMAEFQMT
- a CDS encoding carboxy terminal-processing peptidase; the protein is MRKYLITLAPVLLLGLQPGSQAGMTAQSLSVPSSDDLKPTMSQEKVESLVTKLLTTYHYRKVRLNDSLSSVVFDNYLKELDPNRAYLLASDVQAFDRHRYQIDDYLNSGDLTAPYEMFNVYRKRYEERSEFIKQLIQKPFDFSVDETFNTDREKATWPKTKEEQNDLWRKILKNQALELKLAGKADSSTTRTLTDRYKNLDKYYMSRVKSEDVFQMYMNAFAESLDPHTNYMSPRFADRFNQEMSQSLEGIGAVLREDGEYIKIVDIVPGGPAFKSKQIGKEDKVVGVAQGNGPMVNIVGYQVDEAVKLIKGPKGTTVRLQIVPADALAGTPPKEIKIVREKVKLEEQRAKKEVIEVTENGRKAKIGVITVPMFYRDFDGARKREDGFVSTTGDVKRLLNELKTDKVEGVVIDLRDNGGGSLTEAIELTGLFISRGPVVQVREAVGDIEVQTDPDPSVFYDGPMAVLVNGFSASASEIFAAAIQDYKRGLVIGSQTFGKGTVQTMVDLNQWLPKEPEKVGQLKLTLAKFYRINGSSTQHKGVVPDIQLPSAFSPEEFGESSQPSALPWDKIASTRYEPTRYVDDALVTKLRSKYDQRLKSEPELKREVELLADYKKARQNTVVSLQEAKRRKEREEAERKRKALGQSGGANSELVASNGSPETEEDENASKAKKEKKDIYLNEAGRILADYVSFSQVKR
- a CDS encoding FKBP-type peptidyl-prolyl cis-trans isomerase; its protein translation is MKFTRLTLAGLLSAVFATGPVMAQTKKPVSPKAKPASAARPAPTGVSLASNMDSLSYSIGVSMAQSLKQNGLDKVNLAALSRGMGDAMKGQKTVLSDAQMQTLVMTYMQKQNEGKMAAQKEVADANKKAGDQFLEENKKKPGVQTTASGLQYLVVKEGTGPKPTATDKVKTHYHGTLIDGTVFDSSVQRGEPIEFPVNGVIQGWQEALQLMPVGSKWKLFIPADLAYGERGAGGPIGPNATLVFDIELLDIVKQ